A genome region from Labrys wisconsinensis includes the following:
- the pdhA gene encoding pyruvate dehydrogenase (acetyl-transferring) E1 component subunit alpha has translation MAATAAKAVATPVKTAKAAASRATKPARSARPATGDWSKAQEQSAYREMLLIRRFEEKAGQMYGMGLIGGFCHLYIGQEAVVVGLQMAARQGDQVITGYRDHGHMLATGMDARGVMAELTGRRGGYSRGKGGSMHMFSMEKAFFGGHGIVGAQVSLGTGLAFANAYRGDGKVSLTYFGDGAANQGQVYESFNMAALWKLPVVYVIENNKYAMGTSVNRASAQTDFSRRGLSFNIPGEQVDGMDVRAVHEAGLRAIDYARSGKGPYILEMLTYRYRGHSMSDPAKYRSKDEVQKMRTEHDPIEQSRARLLGEHDLKEDELKKVDAEIREIVNEAADFATNDPEPDAAELWTDILR, from the coding sequence ATGGCAGCCACTGCCGCGAAGGCCGTCGCCACCCCCGTCAAGACCGCGAAAGCCGCGGCGTCCAGAGCCACCAAGCCCGCGAGGTCCGCCAGGCCCGCCACGGGCGACTGGAGCAAGGCGCAGGAGCAGTCGGCCTATCGCGAGATGCTGCTGATCCGCCGCTTCGAGGAGAAGGCCGGCCAGATGTACGGCATGGGCCTGATCGGCGGCTTCTGCCACCTCTATATCGGCCAGGAGGCGGTGGTGGTCGGCCTGCAGATGGCGGCCCGCCAGGGCGACCAGGTGATCACCGGCTATCGCGACCACGGCCACATGCTGGCGACCGGCATGGATGCGCGCGGCGTCATGGCCGAGCTGACCGGCCGGCGCGGCGGCTATTCCCGCGGCAAGGGTGGCTCCATGCACATGTTCTCGATGGAGAAGGCCTTTTTCGGCGGCCACGGCATCGTCGGCGCCCAGGTCTCCCTCGGCACCGGGCTCGCCTTCGCCAATGCCTATCGCGGCGACGGCAAGGTATCGCTGACCTATTTCGGCGACGGCGCCGCCAACCAGGGCCAGGTCTACGAGAGCTTCAACATGGCGGCCTTGTGGAAGCTGCCGGTCGTCTACGTCATCGAGAACAACAAATACGCCATGGGCACCTCGGTGAACCGGGCCTCGGCGCAGACCGATTTCTCCAGGCGGGGCCTCTCCTTCAACATTCCCGGCGAGCAGGTCGACGGCATGGACGTGCGCGCGGTCCACGAGGCGGGCCTGCGCGCCATCGACTATGCCCGCTCCGGCAAGGGCCCCTATATCCTGGAGATGCTGACCTACCGCTATCGCGGCCACTCCATGTCGGATCCCGCCAAGTACCGCTCGAAGGACGAGGTGCAGAAGATGCGCACCGAGCACGATCCGATCGAGCAGAGCCGCGCCCGGCTCCTTGGCGAGCACGACCTCAAGGAGGACGAGCTCAAGAAGGTCGACGCCGAGATCCGCGAGATCGTCAACGAGGCCGCCGACTTCGCCACCAACGATCCCGAGCCCGACGCAGCCGAGCTGTGGACCGACATCCTGCGCTGA
- a CDS encoding pyruvate dehydrogenase complex dihydrolipoamide acetyltransferase, whose amino-acid sequence MPVNILMPALSPTMEKGNLSKWLKKEGDTIKSGDVIAEIETDKATMEVEAVDEGVLAKIVVAEGTADVPVNQVIGVIAGEGEDARSVGAGAAPKAEAPKAAPAAEAPKPAAPEPAKAAPAAAAASAAVNGARVFASPLAKRVAKEAGLDIAAIAGSGPHGRVVEKDVKAAIAGGGARAAAPPQAAAAPAPKPAAAPAGPSDEQVKKLFAEGSYEEVPHDGMRKTIARRLSEAKSTIPHFYLTAEVEIDALLALREQINTSAPLDKDAKPLYKISVNDMVIKGYALALRAVPEANVSWTDGAMLKHKHADVGVAVSIPGGLITPIVRDAGHKTLSAISNEMKDLAARAKARKLKPEEYQGGTGSVSNLGMFGVKSFAAIVNPPHATILAVGAGLKQPVVKGQEIKIATIMSLTLSTDHRAVDGALGAELMQAIRGYIEKPMGMLV is encoded by the coding sequence ATGCCCGTCAACATCCTGATGCCCGCCCTCTCGCCGACCATGGAGAAGGGCAACCTCTCCAAATGGCTGAAGAAGGAGGGCGACACCATCAAGTCCGGCGACGTGATCGCCGAGATCGAGACCGACAAGGCCACCATGGAGGTGGAGGCGGTCGACGAAGGCGTGCTGGCCAAGATCGTCGTGGCCGAGGGCACCGCCGACGTGCCGGTCAATCAGGTGATCGGCGTGATCGCCGGCGAGGGCGAGGACGCCAGGTCGGTCGGCGCCGGCGCGGCGCCCAAGGCCGAGGCGCCCAAGGCGGCGCCCGCCGCCGAGGCGCCGAAGCCGGCCGCGCCCGAGCCCGCCAAGGCCGCTCCGGCGGCCGCCGCCGCGTCGGCAGCGGTCAACGGCGCGCGCGTGTTCGCATCGCCGCTGGCCAAGCGCGTCGCCAAGGAGGCCGGGCTCGACATCGCCGCCATCGCCGGCTCCGGCCCGCATGGCCGCGTCGTCGAGAAGGACGTCAAGGCGGCGATCGCCGGGGGTGGGGCCAGGGCCGCGGCCCCGCCGCAGGCGGCCGCTGCCCCGGCGCCCAAGCCCGCCGCAGCGCCGGCCGGCCCGTCGGACGAGCAGGTGAAGAAGCTCTTCGCCGAGGGCTCCTACGAGGAAGTGCCGCATGACGGCATGCGCAAGACCATCGCCCGCCGCCTCTCCGAGGCCAAGTCGACGATCCCGCATTTCTACCTCACCGCCGAGGTCGAGATCGACGCGCTCCTGGCCCTGCGCGAGCAGATCAACACCAGCGCGCCCTTGGACAAGGACGCCAAGCCGCTCTACAAGATCTCGGTCAACGACATGGTGATCAAGGGCTACGCGCTGGCGCTCAGGGCCGTGCCGGAGGCCAACGTGTCCTGGACCGACGGGGCGATGCTCAAGCACAAGCATGCCGATGTCGGCGTCGCCGTGTCGATCCCCGGCGGCCTGATCACGCCGATCGTGCGCGATGCCGGCCACAAGACGCTGTCGGCCATCTCCAACGAGATGAAGGACCTCGCCGCCCGCGCCAAGGCCCGCAAGCTCAAGCCCGAGGAGTACCAGGGCGGCACCGGCTCGGTGTCGAACCTCGGCATGTTCGGGGTGAAGTCGTTCGCGGCCATCGTCAACCCGCCGCACGCCACCATCCTGGCGGTCGGCGCCGGGCTGAAGCAGCCGGTGGTCAAGGGCCAGGAGATCAAGATCGCCACCATCATGTCGCTGACCCTCTCCACCGACCACCGCGCCGTCGACGGCGCGCTGGGCGCCGAGCTGATGCAGGCGATCCGGGGCTATATCGAGAAGCCGATGGGGATGCTGGTGTAG
- a CDS encoding acyltransferase family protein, with amino-acid sequence MRTLGEIAAPGRNNFSAIRLAAAVAVLAAHSSTVVSGRLALAPGEVPGFDLGGLAVDVFFVLSGVMISASLERSPRLMAFAFARVMRIMPAVVVYALFVALVVGPVVTARPLAAYFEDAGFWRYIARTMLIFDGNAGLPGVFGGLPVPYDLNIPLWTLKYEAACYLGLVGLSLAGILASDRRLALFLAVFALVALAAGAHDADVAETIGAKGHVVRFASCFLIGVAAYRWRDRLPLSPPVAAALLVLWWLGSGTFLGHPLGYVALGYGALVLAMLPGGPIRRLTDATDLSYGIYIYGWLSLQVTTFAVPGLHPLGTFLLALPLAAACAAASWHFVEAPVLAYKKHWLALRSRTPVGAAP; translated from the coding sequence ATGCGCACCCTCGGCGAGATCGCGGCTCCGGGCCGCAACAATTTCTCCGCGATCCGCCTGGCGGCGGCGGTCGCCGTGCTCGCCGCCCATTCCAGCACGGTGGTCTCCGGCCGGCTGGCGCTGGCGCCCGGCGAGGTGCCCGGCTTCGACCTCGGCGGCCTCGCCGTCGACGTGTTCTTCGTGCTCTCGGGCGTGATGATCAGCGCCAGCCTGGAGCGCTCGCCCCGCCTCATGGCCTTCGCCTTCGCCCGGGTGATGCGGATCATGCCGGCGGTGGTGGTCTACGCCCTGTTCGTCGCCCTGGTGGTCGGTCCGGTGGTGACGGCGCGTCCGCTCGCCGCCTATTTCGAGGATGCCGGCTTCTGGCGCTACATCGCCCGCACCATGCTGATCTTCGACGGCAATGCCGGCCTGCCCGGCGTGTTCGGCGGGCTGCCCGTGCCCTACGACCTCAACATCCCGCTCTGGACCCTGAAATACGAGGCGGCCTGCTATCTCGGCCTGGTCGGCCTGTCGCTCGCCGGGATTCTCGCCAGCGACCGGCGGCTCGCACTGTTTCTCGCCGTCTTCGCCCTCGTCGCCCTCGCCGCCGGCGCCCATGACGCCGACGTCGCCGAGACCATCGGCGCCAAGGGCCATGTCGTGCGCTTCGCCAGCTGCTTCCTCATCGGGGTCGCGGCCTATCGCTGGCGCGACCGCCTGCCCTTGTCGCCGCCCGTCGCGGCAGCGCTGCTGGTGCTGTGGTGGCTCGGCTCCGGCACCTTCCTCGGCCATCCCCTCGGCTATGTCGCGCTCGGCTATGGCGCGCTGGTCCTCGCCATGCTGCCGGGCGGCCCGATCCGCCGCCTGACCGACGCCACCGACCTCTCCTACGGCATCTACATCTACGGCTGGCTGTCGCTGCAGGTCACGACCTTCGCCGTGCCCGGCCTGCATCCCCTCGGCACCTTCCTCCTGGCCCTGCCGCTCGCGGCGGCCTGCGCCGCCGCCTCCTGGCACTTCGTCGAGGCGCCGGTGCTCGCCTACAAGAAGCACTGGCTGGCCCTGCGGAGCCGCACGCCGGTGGGGGCGGCTCCGTAG
- a CDS encoding YccF domain-containing protein — MRPVSLFLNVLWLLFGGVWMGAGWLLAAVIMAITIVGLPWARAAVTIAIYTLLPFGYTVVPRARLGRSDIGTGPLGLIGNLIWLVLAGWWLALAHLLTAICLAITIIGLPFAWAHLKLAGLALWPIGQEVVPT, encoded by the coding sequence ATGCGACCCGTCAGTCTGTTCCTGAACGTGCTGTGGCTCCTGTTCGGCGGCGTCTGGATGGGAGCTGGCTGGCTCCTTGCCGCCGTCATCATGGCCATCACCATCGTCGGGCTGCCCTGGGCACGGGCCGCGGTGACGATTGCGATCTACACCCTGCTGCCGTTCGGCTACACGGTGGTTCCACGCGCCCGCCTGGGCCGGTCTGATATCGGAACGGGCCCGCTCGGCCTGATCGGCAATCTCATCTGGCTGGTCCTGGCCGGATGGTGGCTCGCCCTCGCCCATCTCCTCACTGCCATTTGCCTGGCCATCACCATCATCGGGCTGCCGTTCGCCTGGGCTCACCTGAAGCTGGCGGGGCTCGCGCTCTGGCCGATCGGGCAGGAGGTGGTTCCGACGTGA
- a CDS encoding endonuclease domain-containing protein, with protein MRRGPTEAEKRLWRALRHDLPPAIGHFRRQAPIGPYVVDFVSLQAKLIIEVDGEQHGFEAERAHDQRRSHFFEAQGFRILRFWNRDVMRETRSVVDTILAVLGEHTTTPTPSPSPQGGGGWQASSPSGDVS; from the coding sequence ATGCGGCGAGGGCCGACTGAGGCCGAGAAGAGGCTTTGGCGGGCGTTGAGGCACGACCTGCCTCCGGCGATCGGGCACTTTCGCCGGCAGGCCCCGATCGGGCCGTATGTCGTTGACTTCGTATCCCTGCAGGCAAAGCTGATCATCGAGGTCGACGGCGAGCAGCACGGTTTCGAAGCCGAACGCGCTCATGACCAGCGGCGAAGCCACTTCTTCGAGGCGCAGGGCTTCCGCATCTTGCGCTTCTGGAACCGCGACGTGATGCGCGAGACGCGCTCCGTCGTCGACACGATACTTGCCGTATTGGGCGAGCACACCACGACCCCCACCCCTAGCCCCTCCCCACAAGGGGGAGGGGGATGGCAGGCGTCGTCGCCTTCTGGAGATGTCTCATGA
- a CDS encoding FtsB family cell division protein produces the protein MVVRTRIRAFFRQLVLLILAGASIAYFGFHAVNGDHGIMAQRQYDDQKRDLSAQLADLRAKRTALERRVALLKNDALDPDVLEDKARNLLGMVHPNDVVVLLPRN, from the coding sequence ATGGTCGTCCGCACCCGTATCCGCGCCTTCTTCCGCCAGCTCGTCCTCTTGATCCTGGCGGGCGCCTCGATCGCCTATTTCGGCTTCCACGCCGTCAACGGCGATCACGGCATCATGGCCCAGCGCCAGTACGACGACCAGAAGCGCGACCTCTCCGCCCAGCTCGCCGACCTGCGGGCCAAGCGCACGGCGCTGGAGCGCCGCGTCGCCCTCCTCAAGAACGACGCGCTCGATCCCGACGTCCTCGAGGACAAGGCGCGCAACCTGCTCGGCATGGTCCATCCCAACGACGTCGTGGTGCTCCTGCCCCGAAACTAG
- a CDS encoding pyruvate dehydrogenase complex E1 component subunit beta — MPDVLMPALSPTMEQGKLSRWLKKEGDTIKSGDVIAEIETDKATMEVEAVDEGVLSQILVAEGTDNVAVNTKIAFIQGEGESAPAAEPAAKPAVEATPAAPAVARPAEAAPSAPPAAAVAHDAAGEVPAGTEMVTITVREALRDAMAEEMRRDGDVFVIGEEVAEYQGAYKVTQGLLQEFGARRVVDTPITEHGFAGLATGAALSGLKPIVEFMTFNFAMQAIDQIINSAAKTLYMSGGQMGCSIVFRGPNGAAARVAAQHSQDYSAWYSHIPGLKVVAPYSAADAKGLLKSAIRDPNPVIFLENEILYGHSNPVPRLDDFIVPIGKAKVARPGKDVTLVTWSIGMSYALKAAEALAAEGIEAEVIDLRTLRPLDTATIVASVQKTGRCVVVEEGWQQSGVGAEISARIMENAFDYLDAPVARVSGKDVPMPYAANLEKLALPSVADVVQAAKAVTYR, encoded by the coding sequence ATGCCCGACGTTCTGATGCCCGCCCTGTCGCCGACCATGGAGCAGGGCAAGCTCTCCAGATGGCTGAAAAAGGAGGGCGACACCATCAAGTCCGGCGACGTCATCGCCGAGATCGAGACCGACAAGGCCACCATGGAGGTGGAGGCGGTCGACGAGGGCGTGCTGTCGCAGATCCTGGTGGCCGAAGGCACCGACAACGTCGCCGTCAACACCAAGATCGCCTTCATCCAGGGCGAGGGCGAAAGCGCGCCGGCGGCCGAGCCCGCCGCCAAGCCCGCGGTGGAGGCCACACCCGCGGCGCCTGCCGTCGCCAGGCCGGCCGAGGCCGCGCCTTCGGCGCCGCCCGCCGCAGCCGTGGCCCATGACGCCGCCGGCGAGGTCCCGGCCGGCACCGAGATGGTGACGATCACGGTGCGCGAGGCGCTGCGCGACGCCATGGCCGAGGAGATGCGCCGCGACGGCGACGTCTTCGTCATCGGTGAGGAGGTGGCGGAGTATCAGGGCGCCTACAAGGTGACGCAGGGCCTGCTGCAGGAGTTCGGCGCCCGGCGCGTCGTCGACACGCCGATCACCGAGCACGGCTTCGCGGGCCTGGCCACCGGCGCGGCGCTCAGCGGCCTGAAGCCGATCGTCGAGTTCATGACCTTCAACTTCGCCATGCAGGCGATCGACCAGATCATCAACTCCGCCGCCAAGACGCTTTACATGTCGGGCGGCCAGATGGGCTGCTCGATCGTGTTCCGCGGCCCCAACGGGGCGGCGGCCCGCGTCGCCGCCCAGCACAGCCAGGACTACAGCGCCTGGTATTCGCACATCCCCGGCCTCAAGGTCGTGGCGCCCTATTCGGCGGCCGATGCCAAGGGGCTGCTCAAATCAGCCATCCGCGATCCCAACCCGGTGATCTTCCTGGAGAACGAGATCCTCTACGGGCACTCCAATCCGGTGCCCAGGCTCGACGACTTCATCGTGCCGATCGGCAAGGCCAAGGTCGCCAGGCCGGGCAAGGACGTCACCCTGGTCACCTGGTCGATCGGCATGAGCTATGCCCTCAAGGCCGCCGAGGCCCTGGCGGCCGAGGGCATCGAGGCGGAGGTGATCGACCTGCGCACCCTGCGCCCGCTCGACACCGCCACCATCGTCGCCTCGGTGCAGAAGACCGGGCGCTGCGTCGTGGTGGAGGAGGGCTGGCAGCAGTCCGGCGTCGGCGCCGAGATCTCCGCCCGGATCATGGAGAACGCCTTCGACTATCTCGACGCGCCGGTCGCGCGCGTCTCGGGCAAGGACGTGCCGATGCCCTACGCCGCCAACCTGGAGAAGCTGGCCCTGCCCAGCGTCGCCGATGTGGTCCAGGCGGCCAAGGCCGTGACCTACCGCTGA
- the eno gene encoding phosphopyruvate hydratase: MTAITDITAREILDSRGNPTVEVDVHLEDGAFGRAAVPSGASTGAHEAVELRDGGKRYLGKGVEKAVQAVNGEIYDAIGGLDAEDQVQIDQTMIDLDGTPNKSRLGANAILGVSLAVAKAAAQSSGLPLWKYVGGPAARLLPVPMMNIVNGGVHADNPIDFQEFMVLPVGATSFAEALRTGAEIFHTLKKALKDAGHNTNVGDEGGFAPNLPSAKAALDFVMTAIEKAGYKPGEDVMLGLDCAATEFFKDGIYDYSGEGQKRDIKTQVAYLAGLAADYPIVSIEDGMSEDDFEGWALLTEKIGKTCQLVGDDLFVTNTTRLSQGIKQGLGNAILVKVNQIGTLTETLAAVEMAHKAGYRAVMSHRSGETEDSTIADLAVATNCGQIKTGSLARSDRTAKYNQLLRIEEALGTQALYAGRGALKALA, translated from the coding sequence ATGACCGCCATCACCGACATCACCGCGCGCGAAATCCTCGACAGCCGCGGCAATCCCACCGTGGAAGTCGACGTGCATCTGGAGGACGGCGCCTTCGGCCGTGCCGCCGTGCCCTCCGGCGCCTCGACCGGCGCCCATGAGGCGGTGGAGCTGCGCGACGGCGGCAAGCGCTATCTCGGCAAGGGCGTCGAGAAGGCGGTGCAGGCGGTCAACGGCGAGATCTACGACGCCATCGGCGGCCTCGATGCCGAGGACCAGGTGCAGATCGACCAGACCATGATCGATCTCGACGGCACGCCGAACAAGTCGCGCCTGGGCGCCAACGCCATCCTCGGCGTGTCGCTGGCGGTGGCCAAGGCGGCGGCGCAGTCGTCCGGCCTGCCGCTGTGGAAATATGTCGGCGGCCCGGCCGCCCGCCTGCTGCCGGTGCCGATGATGAACATCGTCAATGGCGGCGTGCATGCCGACAACCCGATCGACTTCCAGGAATTCATGGTGCTGCCGGTCGGCGCGACCAGCTTCGCCGAGGCGCTGCGCACGGGCGCCGAAATCTTCCACACCCTGAAGAAGGCCCTCAAGGACGCCGGCCACAACACCAATGTCGGCGACGAAGGCGGCTTTGCCCCCAACCTGCCCTCGGCCAAGGCGGCGCTCGACTTCGTCATGACCGCGATCGAGAAGGCCGGCTACAAGCCGGGCGAGGACGTGATGCTCGGCCTCGACTGCGCCGCGACCGAGTTCTTCAAGGACGGCATCTACGACTACAGCGGCGAAGGCCAGAAGCGCGACATCAAGACCCAGGTCGCCTATCTCGCCGGCCTGGCGGCGGACTACCCGATCGTGTCGATCGAGGACGGCATGTCCGAGGACGATTTCGAGGGCTGGGCGCTGCTCACCGAGAAGATCGGCAAGACCTGCCAGCTCGTCGGCGACGACCTGTTCGTCACCAACACCACGCGCCTGTCGCAGGGCATCAAGCAGGGCCTCGGCAACGCCATCCTGGTCAAGGTCAACCAGATCGGCACGCTGACCGAGACGCTGGCGGCGGTGGAGATGGCGCACAAGGCCGGCTATCGCGCGGTGATGTCGCATCGCTCGGGCGAGACCGAGGATTCGACCATCGCCGACCTCGCGGTCGCCACCAATTGCGGGCAGATCAAGACCGGCTCGCTCGCCCGCTCCGACCGCACGGCCAAGTACAACCAGCTCCTGCGCATCGAGGAGGCCCTGGGCACCCAGGCTCTCTATGCCGGCCGCGGCGCCCTGAAGGCGCTGGCCTGA
- the lpdA gene encoding dihydrolipoyl dehydrogenase has protein sequence MSSYDVIVIGSGPGGYVTAIRAAQLGLKTAVVEREHLGGICLNWGCIPTKALLRSAEILHYGQHAKDYGLVLNGSISADTAAVVKRSRGVSAQLATGVGFLLKKNKVDVIWGEATITKPGEISVVASTRSVQGPPIPPPKGAQGPGTYQAKHIILATGARPRVLPGIEPDRKLIWTYFDAMVPAETPKSLLVIGSGAIGIEFASFYRTLGAEVTVVEVLPQILPVEDEEIAAHARKRFEKQGFKILTGAKVTKVEKGANSVTATVETADGKTQAITADRLISAVGVVGNIENLGLEKLGVKTERGCIVTDGVARTSVPGIYAIGDVAGPPMLAHKAEHEGVVCVEAIAGKHPHPLEKDKIPGCTYCTPQVASVGLTEKKAKEAGYEVKVGRFPFIGNGKAIALGEPEGLVKTVFDAKTGKLLGAHMVGAEVTELIQGFVIAMNLETTEEELMHAVFPHPTLSEMMHESVLDAYGRAIHM, from the coding sequence ATGAGTTCCTACGACGTCATCGTCATCGGGTCCGGGCCGGGCGGCTATGTCACCGCCATCCGGGCGGCGCAGCTCGGCCTGAAGACGGCGGTGGTCGAGCGCGAGCATCTTGGCGGCATCTGCCTCAACTGGGGCTGCATCCCGACCAAGGCGCTGCTGCGCTCGGCCGAGATCCTGCATTATGGCCAGCACGCCAAGGATTACGGCCTCGTCCTGAACGGCTCGATCAGCGCCGACACCGCGGCGGTGGTCAAGCGCTCGCGCGGCGTCTCGGCCCAGCTCGCCACCGGCGTCGGCTTCCTCCTGAAGAAGAACAAGGTCGACGTGATCTGGGGCGAGGCCACCATCACCAAGCCCGGCGAGATCTCGGTCGTGGCCTCGACCAGGTCGGTGCAGGGGCCGCCGATCCCGCCGCCCAAGGGCGCGCAGGGGCCGGGCACCTACCAGGCCAAGCACATCATCCTCGCCACCGGGGCGCGCCCGCGCGTGCTGCCCGGCATCGAGCCCGACCGCAAGCTGATCTGGACCTATTTCGACGCCATGGTGCCGGCGGAGACGCCGAAATCGCTGCTGGTGATCGGCTCGGGCGCCATCGGCATCGAGTTCGCCTCGTTCTATCGCACCCTCGGCGCCGAGGTGACCGTGGTGGAGGTGCTGCCGCAGATCCTGCCCGTCGAGGACGAGGAGATCGCCGCCCACGCCCGCAAGCGCTTCGAGAAGCAGGGCTTCAAGATCCTTACCGGCGCCAAGGTCACCAAGGTGGAGAAGGGCGCCAATTCCGTCACCGCCACGGTCGAGACCGCCGACGGCAAGACGCAGGCGATCACCGCCGACCGGCTGATCTCGGCCGTCGGCGTGGTCGGCAACATCGAGAATCTCGGCCTGGAGAAGCTCGGGGTGAAGACGGAGCGCGGCTGCATCGTCACCGACGGCGTCGCGCGCACCAGCGTGCCCGGCATCTATGCCATCGGCGACGTCGCCGGGCCGCCGATGCTGGCCCACAAGGCCGAGCACGAGGGCGTGGTCTGCGTCGAGGCGATCGCCGGCAAGCACCCGCACCCCCTGGAGAAGGACAAGATCCCGGGCTGCACCTATTGCACGCCGCAGGTCGCCAGCGTCGGCCTGACCGAGAAGAAGGCGAAGGAGGCGGGCTACGAGGTCAAGGTCGGCCGCTTCCCCTTCATCGGCAACGGCAAGGCCATCGCGCTCGGCGAGCCCGAGGGCCTGGTCAAGACCGTGTTCGACGCCAAGACCGGCAAGCTGCTCGGCGCGCACATGGTCGGCGCCGAGGTGACCGAGCTGATCCAGGGCTTCGTCATCGCCATGAATCTCGAGACCACCGAGGAGGAGCTGATGCATGCGGTGTTCCCGCATCCCACCCTCTCGGAGATGATGCACGAGAGCGTGCTCGACGCCTACGGCCGCGCCATCCACATGTGA